A genomic window from Helicobacter pylori includes:
- the hofB gene encoding outer membrane beta-barrel protein HofB: protein MKNSAPLKNKVFCGVYFLSLSASLQAFDYKIEVLAESFSKVGFNKKKIDIARGIYPTETFVTAVGQGNIYADFLSKGLKDQGHTLEGKVGGTLGGIAYDDTKFNQGGSVIYNYIGYWNGYLGGKTALLDGTSIHECALGSDGKVIDSIACGNAKANKIRRNYLMNNAFLEYRYKDIFLAKGGRYQSNAPYMSGYTQGFEISAKVKDKNEGIHKLWWFSSWGRAFAYGEWIYDFYSPRTVTKNGRTLNYGIHLVNYTYERKGVSVSPFFQFSPGTYYSPGVVVGYDSNPNFNGVGFRSETKAYILLPVHAPLKRDTYRYAVKAGTAGQSLLIRQRFDYNEFNFGGAFYKVWKNANAYIGTTGNPLGIDFWTNSVYDIGQALSHVVTADAVSGWVFGGGVHKKWLWGTLWRWTSGTLANEASAALNVGYKISKSLTASVKLEYLGVMTHSGFTVGSYLPTPGSKALYSDRSHLMTTLSAKF from the coding sequence ATGAAAAATAGCGCGCCTTTAAAGAATAAAGTTTTTTGTGGGGTATATTTTTTAAGTTTAAGCGCTTCTTTGCAAGCGTTTGATTATAAGATTGAAGTTTTAGCGGAGTCCTTTTCTAAAGTTGGCTTTAATAAAAAAAAGATTGATATTGCTAGGGGGATCTATCCTACAGAGACTTTTGTAACCGCTGTAGGGCAGGGCAATATCTATGCGGATTTTTTATCCAAAGGCCTTAAAGATCAAGGGCATACTTTAGAGGGAAAAGTTGGCGGCACGCTAGGAGGGATCGCTTATGATGATACCAAATTCAATCAAGGCGGCTCAGTCATTTATAATTACATCGGTTATTGGAATGGCTATTTAGGGGGTAAAACAGCCTTGCTTGATGGCACGAGTATCCATGAGTGTGCGCTTGGGTCTGATGGCAAGGTGATTGATTCTATAGCGTGCGGGAACGCTAAAGCCAATAAAATACGCCGTAATTACTTGATGAATAACGCTTTTTTAGAATACCGCTATAAAGATATTTTTTTAGCTAAAGGGGGGCGTTACCAATCTAATGCTCCTTATATGAGTGGTTACACGCAAGGTTTTGAAATCAGCGCTAAAGTTAAAGATAAAAATGAGGGAATCCATAAATTATGGTGGTTTAGCTCATGGGGTAGGGCGTTCGCTTATGGGGAGTGGATTTATGATTTCTACTCTCCAAGAACCGTGACTAAAAACGGACGCACTTTGAATTATGGCATCCATTTAGTGAATTACACTTACGAAAGAAAAGGGGTTAGCGTCAGCCCTTTTTTCCAATTTTCTCCCGGAACTTACTATAGCCCTGGGGTGGTTGTGGGCTATGATAGTAACCCTAATTTCAATGGCGTGGGCTTTAGATCAGAAACCAAGGCTTATATTTTACTCCCTGTCCATGCCCCCTTAAAAAGGGATACTTATCGTTATGCTGTGAAAGCTGGCACCGCCGGGCAAAGTTTGCTCATTAGGCAACGATTTGATTACAATGAATTTAATTTTGGGGGAGCGTTTTATAAAGTGTGGAAAAACGCTAACGCTTACATAGGCACGACAGGAAACCCTTTAGGCATTGATTTTTGGACCAATAGCGTTTATGATATAGGGCAAGCCTTAAGCCATGTGGTAACTGCGGATGCAGTCTCTGGCTGGGTTTTTGGTGGGGGCGTGCATAAAAAGTGGCTGTGGGGGACTTTATGGCGTTGGACTAGCGGCACTTTAGCCAATGAAGCGAGCGCGGCTCTTAATGTGGGCTATAAGATCAGTAAGAGTTTGACAGCGAGCGTGAAATTAGAATATCTGGGCGTGATGACGCATTCAGGCTTTACGGTGGGGAGTTATTTGCCCACACCCGGATCTAAAGCGCTTTATTCTGACAGAAGCCATTTGATGACAACCCTTAGCGCTAAATTTTAA
- a CDS encoding ABC transporter ATP-binding protein, protein MKLFFRRYSKYLKEHYKSFIVVLFSSLVVALSTAWGTYLVKPTLDEIFINKDTHMLKILPFLVVLAYLGKSGGMYLGTYFTNFIGLDIIKKLRNTMLESLLKMEMDFFNRTKKGELIARITNDIGLIRASLSNYLSESIREGLTIIGLVGVVIYQSPKLALVGLVIMPLAAIPIGKIIRKVKKLAKSHQESNAKITARLSEVFNNVEAIKISNGEKLEHKAFVKENEAFFKIGIKNIAVAEISSPLMEFLGSIAIALVIYLGGNEVIRGHISVGAFFSFITALFMLYTPIKRLTRIVSNFQEALVASDRIHEILEREPAIIDGVLTLDNAIHTIEFKKVWLAYALDNQERYVLSDISLKFQQNEIIALKGESGSGKSSLVNLILRLYEPSQGEIFINDQKIESIIQKSLREKISVVTQRVFIFNGSVAENVAYGLEIDEIKIKECLKKAQALDFVEKMPNGIESVLDEFGANLSGGQRQRIAIARALYKDAQVLIFDEATSALDSATEENIKQSILELKENRLIILISHNISTLQLATKHVKLEHGRLIEC, encoded by the coding sequence TTGAAACTCTTTTTCAGGCGTTATTCTAAATATCTTAAAGAGCATTATAAAAGTTTTATAGTGGTTTTATTTTCTTCTTTAGTGGTGGCTTTAAGCACGGCTTGGGGGACTTATTTAGTCAAGCCTACTCTAGATGAGATTTTTATCAATAAAGACACTCACATGCTCAAAATCTTACCTTTTTTAGTGGTTTTAGCGTATTTGGGCAAGAGTGGGGGCATGTATCTTGGCACTTATTTCACCAACTTCATTGGGCTTGATATTATTAAAAAATTACGCAACACCATGCTAGAAAGCCTTCTCAAAATGGAGATGGATTTTTTCAACAGGACTAAAAAGGGCGAGTTGATCGCAAGGATCACCAACGATATAGGATTGATTAGAGCGAGTTTGTCTAATTACCTTTCAGAAAGCATAAGAGAAGGGCTAACGATTATTGGATTAGTGGGAGTGGTGATCTATCAAAGCCCTAAATTAGCGTTAGTGGGGCTAGTGATCATGCCGCTAGCCGCCATTCCTATTGGTAAAATCATTCGTAAGGTTAAAAAACTCGCCAAATCCCACCAAGAGAGTAACGCCAAAATCACTGCTCGTTTGAGTGAAGTTTTTAATAATGTGGAAGCGATTAAAATCTCTAATGGCGAAAAATTAGAGCATAAGGCTTTTGTGAAAGAAAATGAAGCGTTTTTTAAAATCGGTATCAAAAATATCGCTGTGGCTGAGATTTCTTCGCCTTTAATGGAGTTTTTAGGATCGATTGCGATAGCGTTAGTGATTTATTTAGGGGGGAATGAAGTGATTAGGGGGCATATTAGCGTGGGGGCGTTTTTTTCTTTCATCACAGCCCTTTTTATGCTTTATACGCCGATCAAACGCCTAACTAGGATCGTTTCTAATTTTCAAGAAGCTTTAGTCGCTAGCGATAGGATTCATGAAATTTTAGAAAGAGAGCCGGCGATTATTGATGGGGTCTTAACGCTTGATAACGCCATCCACACCATAGAATTTAAAAAAGTATGGCTCGCTTATGCGCTAGATAACCAAGAGCGTTATGTCTTAAGCGATATTAGTTTGAAATTCCAACAAAATGAAATCATCGCTTTAAAAGGCGAAAGCGGGAGCGGTAAAAGTTCATTAGTGAATCTAATTTTACGCCTTTATGAGCCAAGCCAGGGCGAAATTTTCATCAATGATCAAAAAATAGAGAGTATCATTCAAAAATCCTTGAGAGAAAAGATTAGCGTTGTCACTCAAAGGGTGTTTATTTTTAACGGGAGCGTGGCTGAAAATGTGGCGTATGGTTTAGAAATTGATGAAATAAAAATCAAAGAATGTTTGAAAAAAGCTCAAGCCTTAGATTTTGTGGAAAAAATGCCTAATGGGATAGAGAGCGTTTTAGATGAATTTGGCGCCAATCTTAGCGGAGGGCAACGCCAAAGGATCGCTATTGCAAGAGCCTTGTATAAAGATGCACAAGTTTTAATCTTTGATGAGGCCACTTCTGCTTTGGATAGCGCCACAGAAGAAAATATCAAACAAAGCATTTTAGAATTGAAAGAAAACCGCTTGATCATTCTCATTTCGCACAATATAAGCACGCTCCAATTAGCCACTAAACATGTGAAATTAGAGCATGGGCGTTTGATAGAATGCTAA
- a CDS encoding neuraminyllactose-binding hemagglutinin family protein translates to MLRILGVVFIFLGCQIFNTTTLHLKYKDAPKNSTLKTAFTLNPPKIFFNAHFVPPFYQKEFKKAITQQIAYFLRDKKGFTLNISGNVFMAFEEGYKDFKAIKERLKKTIEPNANPKDVMRFLNLQASLILECVSPTACPFDTLLIPTALSVPVYYANRLGDNPSLFSQEDKSYHNALIKALNKAYYSLMQNLEERLNATENATWL, encoded by the coding sequence ATGCTAAGGATTTTAGGCGTTGTTTTTATCTTTCTAGGGTGTCAGATCTTTAACACCACAACGCTCCATTTAAAATATAAAGACGCTCCTAAAAACAGCACTTTAAAAACCGCATTCACTTTAAACCCCCCTAAAATCTTTTTTAACGCCCATTTTGTGCCGCCCTTTTATCAAAAAGAATTTAAAAAAGCGATCACCCAGCAAATCGCTTATTTTTTAAGAGATAAAAAGGGTTTCACCCTCAATATTTCAGGCAATGTTTTCATGGCTTTTGAAGAGGGTTATAAGGATTTTAAAGCTATTAAAGAAAGGCTTAAAAAAACCATAGAGCCTAACGCCAACCCTAAAGATGTCATGCGTTTTTTAAACCTTCAAGCGAGCTTGATTTTAGAATGCGTTTCACCAACCGCTTGCCCGTTTGACACCCTTTTAATCCCCACCGCTCTCAGCGTGCCTGTTTATTACGCTAATCGTTTAGGCGATAACCCCTCTCTTTTTTCTCAAGAAGACAAATCCTATCATAACGCCCTGATCAAAGCCCTTAACAAGGCTTATTACTCCCTTATGCAAAATTTAGAAGAGCGTTTGAACGCTACAGAAAATGCAACATGGCTTTAA
- a CDS encoding restriction endonuclease — translation MKKILFFIFIVLFSVGIYLIWNVLLEKSLELKLATSANDLLLKLLAILGVFSILVLFQGVISSYKERQLKRILQKIDAMNGFEFEEYSKMFFTSKGFEVSITQKSGDYGADLILKKDGIKWAVQAKRYSHKVSPKAIQEVVSSKAYYACEKACVITNSYFTQAAQKLAQANDVLLIDRDEWVRFLNGKK, via the coding sequence ATGAAAAAGATTTTATTTTTCATTTTTATTGTTTTGTTTTCGGTAGGGATTTATTTAATTTGGAATGTTTTATTGGAAAAATCTTTAGAATTGAAATTAGCCACCTCAGCTAACGATTTGCTTTTAAAATTGTTAGCGATTCTTGGCGTTTTTTCTATATTGGTGCTTTTTCAAGGCGTTATTTCTTCGTATAAAGAGCGCCAACTCAAACGCATTTTGCAAAAAATAGACGCCATGAACGGCTTTGAATTTGAAGAATATTCTAAAATGTTTTTCACTTCAAAGGGTTTTGAAGTGAGTATCACTCAAAAAAGCGGCGATTATGGAGCGGATTTGATTTTAAAAAAAGACGGCATCAAATGGGCGGTTCAAGCCAAACGCTACTCGCACAAAGTTTCGCCCAAAGCCATTCAAGAGGTGGTCTCTTCTAAAGCTTACTACGCTTGCGAAAAAGCTTGCGTGATCACTAACAGCTATTTCACGCAAGCGGCTCAAAAACTGGCTCAAGCTAATGATGTGCTTTTAATTGATAGGGACGAATGGGTCAGGTTTTTAAATGGGAAAAAATAA